One stretch of Streptomyces sp. 135 DNA includes these proteins:
- a CDS encoding MBL fold metallo-hydrolase translates to MEPAWEAAGWERLAPRVGRCRLPVWDCTAGLVVGDGAALMVEAGSSLAEGAALRTRAREILGGGRRVTHLALTHPHFDHVLGAAAFAGVEVYGAVGIDTVFAKGRDELCADAVRHGVDPRAAAEATDLLVHPHHLVCGEWTLDLGGVQVLLANVGPGHSGHDLAVLVPGADGEPEIVFCGDLVEESGEPQAGPDAVPARWPAALDRLLGLGGEGARYVPGHGAVVDAAFVRAQRATLAARFGVS, encoded by the coding sequence GTGGAGCCGGCATGGGAAGCGGCGGGCTGGGAGCGGCTCGCACCGCGCGTGGGGCGGTGCCGCCTGCCGGTGTGGGACTGCACGGCGGGGCTCGTCGTCGGTGACGGGGCGGCCCTGATGGTCGAGGCCGGGTCGAGCCTGGCCGAGGGCGCGGCGCTGCGCACCCGGGCCAGGGAGATCCTCGGCGGCGGTCGCCGCGTGACGCATCTCGCTCTGACGCATCCGCACTTCGACCATGTCCTCGGCGCCGCGGCCTTCGCGGGCGTGGAGGTGTACGGGGCCGTGGGCATCGACACGGTCTTCGCCAAGGGCCGCGACGAGCTGTGCGCGGACGCGGTGCGCCACGGCGTGGACCCGCGGGCGGCGGCGGAAGCGACCGATCTCCTGGTCCACCCGCACCACCTGGTGTGCGGGGAGTGGACGCTGGACCTCGGCGGCGTCCAGGTCCTCCTCGCGAACGTCGGCCCCGGCCACTCGGGCCACGACCTGGCGGTCCTGGTCCCCGGCGCGGACGGCGAGCCGGAGATCGTCTTCTGCGGGGATCTGGTCGAGGAGTCGGGCGAACCGCAGGCCGGTCCCGACGCGGTGCCCGCGCGGTGGCCGGCGGCGCTGGACCGGCTCCTCGGCCTGGGCGGTGAGGGCGCGCGGTATGTGCCGGGGCACGGTGCGGTGGTGGATGCGGCTTTTGTCCGTGCGCAGCGCGCCACACTGGCGGCCCGTTTCGGCGTGTCGTAA
- a CDS encoding DUF3097 domain-containing protein codes for MRPPVSRHHPSEGPPGPQRRLYSADLTPPWKKSKPVPEVAADAGLVVEELSTGFCGAVIRCEKTAQGPTVTLEDRFGKHRVFPMEPRGFLLEGRPVTLVRPGAGAGATVRPSRTASGSVAVPGARARVARAGRIYVEGRHDAELVERVWGDDLRIEGVVVEYLEGIDDLPAIVAEFSPGPDARLGVLVDHLVPGSKESRIAAEIGSDHALVVGHPYIDVWEAVKPSSVGIEAWPRVPRGQDWKRGVCRALGWPENTGAAWQRILGSVRSYKDLQPELLGRVEELIDFVTHP; via the coding sequence ATGCGCCCACCCGTCTCCCGCCACCACCCCTCCGAGGGCCCTCCGGGCCCGCAGCGCCGTCTGTACTCCGCCGATCTCACGCCCCCCTGGAAGAAGTCGAAGCCCGTACCGGAGGTGGCGGCGGACGCCGGCCTCGTGGTGGAGGAGTTGAGCACCGGTTTCTGCGGGGCGGTGATCCGCTGCGAGAAGACCGCGCAGGGCCCGACGGTGACCCTGGAGGACCGCTTCGGCAAGCACCGCGTCTTCCCCATGGAGCCGCGGGGGTTCCTCCTGGAGGGCAGGCCGGTCACGCTGGTCCGGCCGGGTGCGGGTGCGGGTGCGACGGTACGTCCCTCGCGCACCGCCTCCGGTTCGGTGGCCGTGCCCGGGGCGCGGGCCAGGGTCGCCCGCGCGGGACGCATCTACGTCGAGGGCCGCCACGACGCCGAACTGGTCGAGCGGGTCTGGGGCGACGACCTGCGCATCGAGGGCGTCGTCGTCGAGTACCTGGAGGGCATCGACGACCTTCCCGCGATCGTCGCCGAATTCTCGCCCGGCCCCGACGCGCGGCTCGGCGTCCTCGTGGACCACCTGGTCCCCGGCTCCAAGGAGTCCCGCATCGCCGCGGAGATCGGCAGCGATCACGCCTTGGTCGTCGGCCACCCCTACATCGACGTGTGGGAGGCGGTGAAGCCGTCCTCGGTGGGCATCGAGGCGTGGCCGCGGGTGCCACGGGGGCAGGACTGGAAGAGGGGCGTGTGCCGGGCGCTGGGGTGGCCGGAGAACACGGGGGCGGCGTGGCAGCGGATCCTCGGCTCGGTACGCAGCTACAAGGACCTCCAGCCGGAGCTGCTGGGCAGGGTGGAAGAACTGATCGACTTCGTGACGCATCCGTAG
- the hemW gene encoding radical SAM family heme chaperone HemW yields the protein MPSALPDGEPMPEDGALPASALAGAASRPLGFYLHVPYCATRCGYCDFNTYTATELRGSGGVLASRDNYADTLTDEVRLARKVLGDDPRPVRTVFVGGGTPTLLAAGDLVRMLAAVRDEFGLADDAEITTEANPESVDEAYLAELREGGFNRVSFGMQSAKQHVLKVLDRTHTPGRPEACVAEARAAGFDHVNLDLIYGTPGETDDDWRATLDAAIGAGPDHVSAYALIVEEGTQLARRIRRGEVPMTDDDVHADRYLIADEVLGRAGFSWYEVSNWATSEAGRCLHNELYWRGADWWGAGPGAHSHAGGVRWWNVKHPGAYAAALAGGRSPGAGREVLSEEDRRVERILLELRLVEGCPLTLLKEAGLAASRKARDEGLLEAVPYAAGRAVLTLRGRLLADAVVRDLVD from the coding sequence ATGCCTTCCGCACTGCCCGACGGTGAGCCCATGCCCGAGGACGGCGCGCTGCCCGCGTCCGCCCTGGCCGGCGCGGCCTCCCGCCCCCTCGGCTTCTATCTGCACGTCCCGTACTGCGCCACGCGCTGCGGCTACTGCGACTTCAACACCTACACCGCCACCGAGCTGCGCGGCTCCGGCGGTGTGCTCGCCTCCCGCGACAACTACGCCGACACCCTGACCGACGAGGTGCGGCTCGCCCGGAAGGTCCTCGGCGACGACCCGCGGCCCGTGCGGACCGTCTTCGTGGGGGGCGGTACGCCGACGCTGCTGGCGGCGGGGGATCTCGTACGGATGCTGGCGGCCGTACGGGACGAGTTCGGTCTCGCGGACGACGCGGAGATCACGACCGAGGCGAATCCGGAGTCGGTCGACGAGGCGTATCTGGCGGAGCTGCGGGAGGGCGGGTTCAACCGCGTCTCGTTCGGCATGCAGAGCGCGAAGCAGCATGTGCTGAAGGTGCTCGACCGTACGCATACGCCGGGGCGGCCCGAGGCGTGCGTCGCCGAGGCGCGGGCGGCCGGCTTCGACCATGTGAACCTCGACCTGATCTACGGCACCCCGGGCGAGACGGACGACGACTGGCGCGCCACGCTGGACGCGGCGATCGGCGCCGGACCGGACCACGTCAGCGCCTACGCGCTGATCGTCGAGGAGGGCACGCAGCTCGCGCGGCGGATCCGGCGCGGGGAGGTGCCGATGACCGACGACGACGTCCACGCGGACCGGTACCTCATCGCCGACGAGGTCCTTGGGCGGGCGGGCTTCTCGTGGTACGAGGTGTCCAACTGGGCCACGTCCGAGGCGGGGCGCTGCCTGCACAACGAGCTGTACTGGCGCGGCGCCGACTGGTGGGGGGCCGGGCCGGGCGCGCACAGCCATGCGGGCGGTGTGCGGTGGTGGAACGTGAAGCATCCCGGGGCGTACGCGGCGGCTCTGGCGGGCGGCCGATCGCCCGGCGCCGGACGTGAGGTCCTCTCCGAGGAGGACCGGCGGGTGGAGCGGATCCTGCTGGAGCTGCGGCTGGTGGAGGGCTGCCCGCTGACTCTGCTGAAGGAGGCCGGGCTCGCCGCCTCGCGCAAGGCGCGGGACGAGGGGCTGCTGGAGGCGGTGCCGTACGCGGCGGGGCGGGCGGTGCTGACGTTGCGGGGGCGGTTGTTGGCGGACGCGGTGGTTCGTGACCTGGTGGATTAG
- a CDS encoding ATP-binding SpoIIE family protein phosphatase, producing the protein MGSIPTQRETEFRASATDPDRPGPPAVVRTSLPGNPLAPAAARRFVRAALADWTELGVPAAAGITDRLADDSVLLVSELVTNAVVHAGTAVELLCRLDEAAPGEDTGALVIEVSDHHPSRAVRGEQGPAPTGTPEYGRGLQLVASLSDSWGITYRTGTKTIWVRLPVEGAKADQDTESYASEQALKRGLRAAEILAPLPKRVTHETEWVNRGALSFLAEASDLLAGQFDEDLVAALAGQLLVPRLADWCAVWLDEGSESPARATPGGPGARLARVWHTSEHRMEELRRILEKDPPELPDTAGTGALPVRWPGEAPTGEASGTALAYRLTAGGRTLGTLLIGRAGLLRFPDEVTGLVEDFSRRVALAVSTARRYQRQANISRILQRGLLPSKVARIPGVQSGLVYEPRDKGGPGGDFYDVFQAGDGRWCFALGDVQGKGPEAAVVIGLARPWLRLLAREGYQVAEVLDRLNQLLLDDATEAADAAAAVVAVAGGQGVPADGPTSRFLSLLYGELIPHEGGVRCTIACAGHPLPLLLSPDGQVRSAASPQMLLGVVDDETYTSESFDLLPGDTLLCVTDGVTERRSGRLQFDDGDGLAQALAGCAGLDATLVAERIRRLVHEFSERPPDDDLALLVLQAR; encoded by the coding sequence GTGGGGTCCATTCCGACGCAACGGGAGACCGAATTCCGTGCCTCCGCCACGGACCCGGACCGCCCGGGGCCGCCGGCGGTGGTGCGCACGTCCCTGCCCGGAAACCCGCTGGCGCCCGCCGCCGCGCGAAGATTCGTGCGCGCCGCGCTCGCCGACTGGACGGAGCTCGGCGTGCCGGCGGCTGCCGGGATCACCGACCGCCTCGCCGACGACTCGGTGCTCCTCGTCAGCGAGTTGGTGACCAACGCCGTCGTGCACGCGGGCACGGCGGTCGAACTGCTGTGCCGACTCGACGAGGCCGCGCCCGGCGAGGACACCGGCGCCCTCGTCATCGAGGTCTCCGACCACCACCCCTCCCGCGCCGTCCGCGGCGAGCAGGGCCCGGCGCCCACCGGCACCCCCGAGTACGGCCGCGGTCTCCAGCTCGTCGCGAGCCTCTCCGACTCCTGGGGCATCACCTACCGCACGGGCACCAAGACCATCTGGGTCCGGCTGCCCGTTGAGGGCGCCAAGGCGGACCAGGACACCGAGTCGTACGCGAGCGAACAGGCCCTGAAGCGCGGGCTGCGCGCCGCCGAGATCCTCGCGCCGCTGCCCAAGCGCGTCACGCACGAGACGGAGTGGGTCAACCGCGGGGCGCTCAGCTTCCTGGCCGAGGCGTCCGACCTGCTGGCCGGGCAGTTCGACGAGGACCTGGTGGCCGCCCTCGCCGGACAGCTGCTCGTGCCGCGGCTCGCCGACTGGTGCGCGGTCTGGCTCGACGAGGGCTCGGAGAGCCCGGCGCGCGCCACCCCGGGCGGGCCGGGCGCGCGCCTCGCCCGGGTCTGGCACACCAGCGAGCACCGCATGGAGGAACTGCGCCGCATCCTGGAGAAGGACCCGCCCGAGCTGCCCGACACGGCGGGCACCGGCGCCCTCCCCGTCCGCTGGCCAGGCGAGGCGCCGACGGGCGAGGCGTCCGGCACGGCGCTCGCGTACCGCCTGACCGCGGGCGGCCGGACGCTCGGCACGCTGCTCATCGGGCGGGCGGGCCTGCTCCGCTTCCCCGACGAGGTCACCGGCCTCGTCGAGGACTTCAGCCGCCGCGTCGCCCTCGCCGTCAGCACGGCCCGCCGCTACCAGCGCCAGGCCAACATCAGCCGCATCCTCCAGCGCGGGCTGCTGCCCAGCAAGGTCGCGCGGATCCCCGGCGTGCAGAGCGGCCTGGTGTACGAGCCGCGGGACAAGGGCGGCCCGGGCGGCGACTTCTACGACGTCTTCCAGGCCGGGGACGGGCGCTGGTGCTTCGCGCTCGGCGACGTCCAGGGCAAGGGCCCCGAGGCCGCCGTCGTCATCGGCCTAGCCCGGCCCTGGCTGCGGCTGCTCGCCCGCGAGGGGTACCAGGTCGCCGAGGTCCTGGACCGCCTCAACCAACTGCTCCTCGACGACGCGACCGAGGCGGCCGACGCCGCGGCGGCCGTCGTCGCCGTCGCGGGCGGCCAGGGCGTACCGGCCGACGGGCCCACCTCACGCTTCCTCTCCCTCCTCTACGGCGAGCTGATCCCGCACGAAGGCGGCGTGCGCTGCACCATCGCGTGTGCCGGGCACCCGCTGCCGCTGCTCCTGTCGCCCGACGGGCAGGTGCGGTCGGCGGCGAGCCCGCAGATGCTGCTCGGGGTCGTCGACGACGAGACGTACACCAGCGAGAGCTTCGACCTGCTGCCCGGCGACACCCTCCTGTGCGTCACGGACGGCGTGACCGAGCGGCGCTCGGGGCGGCTCCAGTTCGACGACGGCGACGGCCTGGCGCAGGCCCTCGCCGGCTGCGCGGGGCTCGACGCGACGCTCGTGGCGGAGCGGATCCGGCGGCTCGTCCACGAGTTCTCGGAGCGTCCCCCCGACGACGACCTGGCGCTGCTGGTGCTCCAGGCACGGTGA